A part of Neodiprion pinetum isolate iyNeoPine1 chromosome 4, iyNeoPine1.2, whole genome shotgun sequence genomic DNA contains:
- the LOC124217827 gene encoding apolipoprotein D-like produces the protein MQWFALPLHFVSGSLAQLTGWGDCPTVTSMTDFVPASYMGLWYESYRTVSIFEAGDVCVTATYTLNDNGTVTVENSATSVLLGSSSITGLATIVGDSDNGILSVKFSSLPFVASYQVLDTDYTNWASVFSCTKFGLFNLQFYWVLTRAQSPLASILDEAFAVYTTNGLKTKYLAQTNQTGC, from the exons ATGCAGTGGTTTGCGTTACCGTTGCATTTCGTGAGCGGCTCGTTGGCTCAGCTGACAGGTTGGGGTGACTGTCCTACGGTGACCAGTATGACAGATTTTGTGCCGGCTTCG TATATGGGACTTTGGTACGAGTCCTACAGAACCGTCTCTATCTTTGAAGCAGGCGACGTATGTGTCACTGCGACTTATACGCTGAACGATAacggcacagtcacagtcgagaaCAGTGCAACATCAGTTCT CCTGGGAAGTTCTTCAATCACAGGTCTAGCCACGATCGTGGGTGATTCGGATAATGGCATACTGTCCGTCAAATTTTCGTCACTACCGTTCGTCGCGTCATACCAAGTCCTCGACACCGACTACACAAATTGGGCCTCTGTGTTCAGCTGTACGAAGTTTGGACTTTTCAA CCTCCAATTCTATTGGGTTTTGACTCGGGCACAAAGCCCCTTAGCATCAATATTGGATGAAGCTTTTGCAGTTTATACGACCAACGGTTTGAAGACGAAGTATTTGGCTCAAACGAATCAAACGGGTTGTTAG
- the LOC124217825 gene encoding apolipoprotein D-like: protein MLWITLVLFFVGGSLAQVPFLGVCPAVETVPEFDAARYMGKWYEAEKYFALFQFGGKCVTANYALSENGSVKIRNSQISSITGVASSLDGIGRLIGRSDDAKLTITFPSLPVGIDAPYWILDTDYDNWAVVWSCTNFGVFSVRYSWILTRERNPSVAVLEEAYRAIDRNKISRAYFLRTDQKNCPAMY from the exons ATGCTGTGGATTACCCTGGTCTTATTCTTTGTTGGTGGTTCCTTGGCGCAGGTTCCATTTCTGGGTGTCTGTCCAGCCGTTGAGACTGTACCGGAATTCGATGCTGCGAGG TACATGGGAAAATGGTACGAAGCCGAAAAGTACTTCGCCCTGTTTCAATTCGGTGGTAAGTGCGTGACAGCGAACTACGCACTCAGTGAAAATGGATCCGTCAAGATCCGGAATAGTCAGATATCATCCAT AACCGGAGTTGCCTCCAGTCTCGACGGTATAGGCCGACTCATCGGCAGGTCAGATGACGCAAAATTGACAATCACATTTCCTTCGCTTCCGGTTGGAATAGAcgcgccatattggatcctcGACACCGACTACGACAATTGGGCTGTCGTATGGAGTTGCACGAATTTCGGTGTCTTCAG CGTCCGCTATtcttggattttaacgagggaGCGAAACCCGTCAGTCGCGGTTTTGGAAGAGGCGTATCGAGCGATCGACAGGAACAAGATAAGCAGAGCGTATTTCCTCAGAACGGATCAAAAGAATTGTCCAGCGATGTATTAG
- the LOC124217823 gene encoding magnetosome-associated protein MamJ-like, with product MLKKIVLVFAALALAKAQIPNVGWCPDYLPMAGFDLSKFLGVWYEAERYFQLSELVSRCVVSNYTRGFDGKVRVSNEVINRLTGIKRVVEGELKPSPTKAEEGRLQVKYPTIPLAPEMQYSILDTDYRNYAVLWSCSSLGLAHTQSAWLMTRQRIPTTEVLQMAYGALDKNGISKRFFVKTDQAQCAYDPAPTPAVETPAPAAAAVPVAAPDAAPIPVVAPAPAPIKEETVVPEAGLEKAVHLRSSGILQEAEPAKEIPKEEIAVESSPAAEKPAEEVRVAGVEPAKEASAKPIAPETVPEVILKVAENAKPAAEPQPEAAPIAEESKVHEVVVSAEPEKKKLDVAAEPQTEPVLKAAEPVVAQPAKTAVKPEEPAAFEEPKEKPAVTVPVLKSAEPIPEAAPVTQEKIETPAAAVPLPEAAALPAKSALAEPAKEEKLAEVPVAAPEAIEKSVPLREAVKTELPAAEPAVPETPIAVPIPVKNLAVASEEPKPQVVAEPAKIAEPKP from the exons ATGCTGAAGAAGATTGTTCTCGTATTCGCGGCCTTAGCTTTGGCTAAGGCCCAAATTCCCAACGTGGGATGGTGCCCCGATTACCTTCCTATGGCTGGCTTTGACTTGTCCAAG ttCTTGGGTGTTTGGTACGAAGCCGAAAGGTACTTTCAACTGAGCGAACTTGTCTCGCGATGTGTCGTTTCAAACTACACCCGAGGATTCGACGGAAAAGTGCGCGTCAGCAACGAGGTTATCAATCGACT GACTGGAATCAAGCGCGTCGTGGAGGGCGAGTTAAAACCCTCGCCAACAAAGGCTGAGGAAGGACGACTCCAGGTCAAATACCCGACCATACCCTTGGCGCCCGAGATGCAATACTCGATACTGGACACCGACTACCGTAATTATGCCGTCCTCTGGAGCTGCTCCAGCCTCGGACTCGCCCACACTCAGAGCGCTTGGCTGATGACCCGACAACGTATCCCAACTACGGAGGTTTTGCAGATG GCCTACGGCGCTTTGGACAAAAACGGAATCTCGAAGAGGTTCTTCGTGAAGACAGACCAGGCTCAGTGTGCCTACGACCCGGCGCCCACTCCAGCAGTTGAAACTCCGGCTCCAGCCGCTGCTGCAGTTCCAGTCGCAGCCCCAGACGCAGCTCCGATTCCAGTCGTGGCTCCAGCTCCAGCCCCGATCAAAGAGGAAACCGTAGTACCGGAAGCCGGGCTCGAAAAAGCGGTGCACTTAAGGTCGAGCGGAATTCTGCAAGAAGCTGAGCCAGCGAAGGAGATCCCGAAGGAAGAAATCGCTGTCGAGTCGAGTCCAGCCGCGGAGAAACCGGCGGAAGAAGTGCGAGTCGCCGGTGTGGAACCGGCTAAAGAAGCATCGGCCAAACCTATCGCACCGGAAACGGTGCCCGAGGTCATCTTGAAGGTCGCTGAGAACGCGAAGCCGGCCGCAGAGCCGCAACCCGAAGCAGCTCCGATCGCCGAGGAGTCGAAGGTTCACGAAGTCGTCGTGAGTGCCGAGCCGGAAAAGAAGAAGCTCGACGTCGCTGCCGAACCGCAAACGGAACCGGTGCTGAAGGCCGCGGAACCGGTTGTGGCCCAGCCGGCGAAAACCGCGGTCAAACCGGAAGAACCAGCCGCGTTTGAGGAACCGAAGGAAAAACCAGCGGTGACGGTCCCTGTTCTCAAGTCAGCTGAACCAATTCCGGAAGCCGCGCCGGTCACGCAGGAAAAGATAGAAACCCCGGCCGCCGCCGTTCCGCTACCGGAAGCTGCGGCCTTGCCGGCAAAATCGGCCTTGGCCGAACCCGCGAAGGAGGAAAAGCTCGCCGAGGTTCCGGTGGCCGCACCGGAAGCTATTGAAAAGTCCGTGCCGCTTCGGGAGGCCGTAAAGACCGAGTTACCAGCTGCGGAACCGGCGGTGCCGGAAACTCCGATTGCGGTTCCGATTCCGGTGAAGAACCTAGCGGTCGCTTCTGAGGAACCGAAGCCGCAGGTCGTGGCCGAGCCGGCAAAGATCGCGGAACCGAAGCCTTGA